AGTGTATCATTTACAGCAACTGCACAAGTTTCTAACCAATTTGAAACAGAACTATCATTTTTTAAAATTTCACTTAATTGAGATAAATTACTTATTTCTAGACTCAAATCCTCTTTATTTATTGGACCTAAAAATTCAACTTTTACCATTTTAATCCCTTCTTATTATAT
The genomic region above belongs to Arcobacter ellisii and contains:
- a CDS encoding MoaD/ThiS family protein; the encoded protein is MVKVEFLGPINKEDLSLEISNLSQLSEILKNDSSVSNWLETCAVAVNDTLVISKDVILNDGDRISLLPPVCGG